One Paraburkholderia dioscoreae DNA segment encodes these proteins:
- the panS gene encoding ketopantoate/pantoate/pantothenate transporter PanS: MLARVTRLFPLWAVLVSIAAYFSPASFSGIAPHVTTLLTIIMLAMGVTLSVADFQRVFTRPAPVIAGIVLHYLVMPLAAWVIAKALRMPPDLTAGMVLVGSVASGTASNVMIYLARGDVALSVTISALSTLVGVFATPLLTRLYVDASIAVDVHGMLVSILQIVALPIVVGLIVNHLFGKVVRKIEPVLPLISMIAIVLIIGAVVGGTQKSIASVGLVVMLGVVLHNGIGLLGGYWGGRLLGFDEAVCRTLAIEVGMQNSGLAATLGKLYFTPIAALPGALFSVWHNLSGSLLAGYWAGRPAKGSTHVDSEQVLNAERG; encoded by the coding sequence ATGCTTGCCCGCGTCACCCGTCTTTTTCCGCTCTGGGCCGTGCTCGTTTCGATTGCGGCGTACTTCTCGCCCGCCTCGTTCTCAGGCATCGCGCCGCACGTCACCACGCTGCTGACCATCATCATGCTGGCGATGGGCGTCACACTCTCCGTGGCCGATTTCCAGCGTGTCTTCACGCGGCCCGCGCCGGTGATCGCCGGCATCGTGCTGCACTATCTCGTCATGCCGCTCGCCGCATGGGTGATCGCCAAGGCGCTGCGCATGCCGCCCGATCTCACCGCCGGCATGGTGCTGGTAGGCAGCGTGGCAAGCGGCACGGCGTCGAACGTGATGATCTATCTAGCGCGTGGCGACGTCGCGTTGTCGGTGACGATCAGCGCGCTGTCCACGCTAGTCGGCGTATTCGCGACGCCGCTGCTCACGCGTCTTTACGTGGACGCCTCGATCGCCGTCGACGTGCACGGCATGCTGGTGAGCATTCTGCAGATCGTGGCGTTGCCGATCGTGGTCGGCCTGATCGTCAATCATCTGTTCGGCAAGGTGGTGCGCAAGATCGAACCGGTCCTGCCGCTGATCTCGATGATCGCGATCGTGCTGATCATCGGCGCGGTGGTGGGCGGCACGCAGAAGAGCATCGCGTCGGTCGGCCTCGTGGTGATGCTGGGCGTGGTGCTGCATAACGGCATCGGCTTGCTCGGCGGCTATTGGGGCGGGCGTCTGCTCGGCTTCGACGAAGCCGTGTGCCGCACACTCGCAATCGAAGTCGGCATGCAGAACTCGGGCCTCGCGGCCACGCTCGGCAAGCTCTATTTCACGCCGATCGCGGCGTTGCCGGGCGCGCTGTTTTCGGTGTGGCACAACCTGTCGGGCTCCTTGCTCGCCGGCTACTGGGCAGGGCGTCCCGCGAAAGGCTCGACGCATGTGGACAGTGAACAGGTGTTGAACGCCGAACGCGGCTAG
- a CDS encoding phospholipase D family protein, translated as MPSYQDQNRTALQHKCAFSTPRRSFAWGTTRHFFLLCCATAFLTACATRPPATAFERHVTHALPVTEATPLRTALMPVEAAHPDQSGFRVLANGTDALQMRIALARAATRTLDMQYYIANEDTTGKLLLGAALYAADHGVRVRMLVDDLNFKDIDRVMAGLNSHENIEIRVFNPFGSAQQGVFERTTNVFTQIGHFTRRMHNKAMIADNQLAIVGGRNLGDEYFSASETLQFRDLDVLAAGPITADISASFDDYWNSSIAYPLRVLNKQKFDAKELDQTRDELRQHWRTNADPYNAKPLNATPLASQIAKDQLGLTWAPAEFKADLPEKIVHPSPDYVSPPMQRLGELMRDAQKDFLVISPYFVPHEAGVKAAGELTHRGVRIAVLTNSLAATDAVAVQAGYNPFRVPLLQQGVELYEFKPEQHMPRVGFTGSRSRASLHAKTYVIDRKILVIGSMNLDPRSANLNTELALVIHSPPLADQVAQIFERATAPDESYRVTLADEAQLAYLRSIGAPLSPLVWTDVEDGMRRTYIFDPQAGLYRNALTGLFSLLPVNAEL; from the coding sequence GTGCCGTCGTATCAAGATCAGAACCGGACCGCACTACAACACAAGTGCGCGTTCAGCACACCCCGGCGTAGTTTCGCCTGGGGCACAACGAGACATTTCTTCCTGCTGTGTTGCGCAACGGCATTTTTGACCGCCTGCGCTACGAGGCCGCCCGCCACCGCATTCGAGCGCCACGTCACTCACGCACTGCCCGTCACGGAAGCCACACCGCTTCGCACAGCACTCATGCCGGTCGAAGCCGCGCATCCGGATCAGTCCGGTTTCCGGGTGCTCGCGAACGGCACCGACGCGTTGCAGATGCGCATTGCACTCGCGCGCGCGGCGACCCGAACGCTCGACATGCAGTACTACATCGCCAACGAGGACACCACCGGCAAACTGCTGCTCGGCGCCGCGCTTTATGCGGCCGATCACGGCGTGCGGGTGCGCATGCTGGTCGACGATCTCAACTTCAAGGACATCGACCGCGTAATGGCGGGCTTGAACTCGCACGAGAACATCGAGATTCGCGTGTTCAATCCGTTCGGCAGTGCGCAGCAAGGCGTGTTCGAACGCACCACGAACGTGTTCACGCAGATCGGCCATTTCACGCGCCGCATGCATAACAAGGCGATGATCGCGGACAACCAGCTGGCGATCGTGGGTGGCCGCAATCTCGGCGACGAGTACTTCAGCGCGAGCGAAACGCTGCAGTTCCGCGATCTCGACGTGCTGGCCGCCGGCCCGATCACCGCCGACATCTCAGCGAGTTTCGACGACTACTGGAACAGCAGCATCGCCTATCCGTTGCGCGTGCTGAACAAGCAGAAATTCGACGCGAAGGAACTGGACCAGACACGCGACGAGTTGCGCCAGCACTGGCGCACCAACGCCGACCCGTACAACGCGAAGCCGCTGAACGCCACCCCGCTCGCCTCGCAGATCGCCAAAGATCAGCTCGGTCTCACGTGGGCGCCGGCCGAGTTCAAAGCGGACCTCCCGGAGAAGATCGTCCACCCGTCGCCGGATTACGTGAGCCCGCCCATGCAGCGGCTCGGCGAATTGATGCGCGACGCACAGAAAGACTTCCTCGTCATTTCGCCTTACTTCGTGCCGCATGAAGCAGGTGTGAAAGCGGCCGGCGAGCTCACGCATCGCGGCGTACGCATTGCCGTGCTGACGAATTCGCTCGCCGCCACCGACGCCGTCGCCGTGCAGGCCGGCTACAACCCGTTTCGCGTGCCGCTGCTGCAACAGGGCGTCGAGTTATACGAATTCAAGCCGGAGCAGCACATGCCGCGCGTCGGCTTTACGGGCTCGCGTTCGCGCGCCAGCCTGCATGCGAAAACGTATGTGATCGACCGGAAGATTCTGGTGATCGGCTCGATGAACCTCGACCCGCGTTCGGCCAATCTGAACACCGAACTGGCGTTGGTGATCCACAGCCCCCCGCTCGCCGACCAGGTCGCGCAAATCTTCGAACGCGCCACGGCGCCCGACGAAAGCTATCGCGTCACGCTCGCGGACGAAGCGCAGCTTGCCTATCTGCGCTCGATCGGCGCACCGCTCTCCCCGCTCGTGTGGACCGACGTCGAAGACGGCATGCGCCGCACCTACATATTCGATCCCCAGGCCGGTTTGTACCGGAATGCGCTAACAGGTCTATTCTCCCTATTGCCCGTCAACGCAGAACTTTGA